The following proteins come from a genomic window of Rhinoraja longicauda isolate Sanriku21f chromosome 4, sRhiLon1.1, whole genome shotgun sequence:
- the tcf24 gene encoding transcription factor 24, whose translation MVQPKKSPMDSAAVPKVVIEDSPSSSPRPSPCPDSDSITCPTRKHSELRSRPKMVRIRGRPAAANAARERSRVQTLRHAFLELQKTLPSVPPDTKLSKLDVLILATTYIAHLTRTLEESLEEGEGRRSAELMHSLKVDGYLHPVKKWPMRSRLYVGATGQFLNSGQSEIQTQAKTTNPDPV comes from the exons ATGGTTCAGCCTAAAAAAAGTCCAATGGATTCTGCAGCTGTTCCAAAGGTCGTAATCGAGGATAGTCCAAGTTCCAGCCCCAGACCCAGCCCCTGTCCGGATTCCGATTCTATAACCTGTCCCACGCGAAAGCACTCTGAATTGCGATCTCGTCCGAAAATGGTTCGCATCAGGGGCAGGCCTGCAGCAGCGAACGCAGCGCGGGAGCGGAGCAGAGTACAGACCCTGCGACATGCTTTCTTAGAGCTGCAAAAAACTCTACCGTCAGTTCCTCCGGACACTAAACTGTCGAAACTGGATGTCCTAATCCTAGCAACCACCTATATTGCACATCTAACCCGCACCCTGGAAGAAAGTTTGGAGGAAGGAGAAGGTCGGAGATCTGCTGAGTTAATGCATTCCCTCAAGGTGGACGGATATCTGCATCCGGTCAAA AAATGGCCAATGCGATCCAGGTTGTATGTCGGTGCAACGGGACAGTTTCTGAATTCGGGTCAATCGGAGATTCAAACTCAAGCAAAGACGACCAACCCCGACCCCGTCTAA